The following proteins are encoded in a genomic region of Periophthalmus magnuspinnatus isolate fPerMag1 chromosome 23, fPerMag1.2.pri, whole genome shotgun sequence:
- the arsb gene encoding arylsulfatase B, translated as MWFPRCVRALLSVFIVTSSLNVFTALSAAKQPHIVFILADDYGWYDVGYHGSEIKTPNLDQLSASGVRLENYYVQPLCTPSRNQLMTGRYQIRTGMQHSIIWPCQPYCVPLDETLLPQLMREAGYSTHMVGKWHLGMYKKDCHPTKRGFDSYFGYLTGSEDYYDHIRCAPITPLNLTRCALDFREGEEVATAYKGAYSTELFSERASRIIQTHKSNKPLFLYVALQAVHAPLQVPERYLTPYSFIKDHNRRVYAGMVSAMDEAVGNITSALKQSGLWENTVLVFSTDNGGQTLTGGSNWPLRGRKWTLWEGGVRGVGFVASPLINQPGSVNRELIHISDWLPTLVNLAGGKTKSTKPLDGFNVWNTISKGHASPRLELLHNIDPLFEDTSPCPGSKSKLTLAQNDSGNSWAHSGFNVSIHAAIRWSNWKLLTGYPGCDVWFPQPDSDNSESKILEMHSLKPVMLFDVEKDPEERTELSAKFPTVVDYLLGRLSVYQKQALPINYPDEDPKCDPGPEGAWGPWA; from the exons ATGTGGTTTCCTCGGTGCGTCCGCGCTCTTCTCAGTGTCTTTATCGTCACTagttctttaaatgtgtttacgGCGCTTTCAGCAGCAAAACAGCCTCATATCGTTTTCATCCTGGCTGACGATTATGGTTGGTATGATGTTGGCTACCACGGATCTGAGATTAAAACACCAAACTTAGACCAACTGTCCGCGAGTGGCGTCCGCCTGGAGAACTACTATGTCCAGCCCCTGTGCACCCCGTCCCGCAACCAGCTCATGACGGGCAGATACCAG ATCCGTACAGGAATGCAGCATAGCATCATATGGCCCTGTCAGCCATACTGTGTCCCACTGGATGAGACATTACTGCCACAGCTGATGAGAGAAGCCGGCTACTCCACACACATGGTTGGCAAGTGGCACCTGGGCATGTACAAAAAAGACTGTCATCCTACCAAAAGGGGCTTTGACTCATACTTTG GATATCTAACGGGCAGTGAGGATTACTACGACCATATCCGCTGTGCTCCAATAACCCCTCTGAATCTAACTCGGTGTGCACTGGACttcagagagggagaagaggttgCCACTGCTTATAAAGGCGCCTATTCCACTGAGCTTTTCAGTGAAAGAGCCTCCAGgataatacaaacacacaaatccaaTAAG CCACTGTTCCTCTATGTGGCATTGCAAGCAGTCCACGCCCCTCTGCAAGTCCCTGAACGCTACCTGACGCCCTATAGTTTCATCAAAGACCATAATCGACGAGTCTACGCTGGCATGGTGTCTGCTATGGACGAGGCTGTGGGCAACATTACCTCGGCCCTTAAACAAAGTGGGCTTTGGGAAAACACTGTGCTGGTTTTTTCAACAG ATAACGGTGGTCAGACCTTGACTGGTGGCAGCAACTGGCCTCTAAGAGGGAGGAAGTGGACCCTGTGGGAAGGTGGTGTCCGAGGAGTGGGCTTTGTTGCTAGTCCGCTAATAAATCAGCCAGGTAGTGTAAATCGTGAGCTTATCCACATCTCTGACTGGCTGCCTACACTGGTGAATCTGGCAGGTGGCAAGACTAAGTCCACTAAACCATTGGATGGATTCAATGTGTGGAACACAATCAG CAAAGGCCACGCCTCTCCCAGACTGGAGCTCCTGCATAACATTGACCCTTTATTTGAAGACACTTCTCCAT GCCCTGGGAGCAAAAGCAAGTTAACTTTGGCTCAGAACGACAGTGGAAACTCCTGGGCTCACTCTGGCTTCAATGTATCCATTCACGCAGCTATTCGATGGTCAAACTGGAAACTGCTAACTGGCTATCCAG GTTGTGATGTTTGGTTCCCTCAACCTGACAGCGACAATTCTGAGTCCAAAATCCTTGAAATGCACTCACTGAAGCCAGTCATGCTATTTGATGTTGAGAAAGATCCAGAGGAGAGGACTGAGTTATCTGCTAAGTTCCCTACAGTAGTTGACTATCTTCTTGGTCGACTCAGCGTCTACCAGAAACAGGCATTACCAATAAACTATCCTGATGAAGATCCCAAGTGTGACCCAGGCCCTGAGGGAGCTTGGGGGCCATGGGCCTAG